A stretch of Hypomesus transpacificus isolate Combined female chromosome 7, fHypTra1, whole genome shotgun sequence DNA encodes these proteins:
- the LOC124469664 gene encoding LOW QUALITY PROTEIN: proline-rich protein 5-like (The sequence of the model RefSeq protein was modified relative to this genomic sequence to represent the inferred CDS: deleted 2 bases in 2 codons) codes for MLLSPFISLHLSSSLYLVLGRFVLPLSLSLSVSLCLSLSISLSLSPSLPVSLSPSIPLRGPAGSLAGVCVVLTMRTLHRLKLMSSTSLSDLGKSEKAAALEERATQHRRPGANATWNSIHNAVISVFQRKDLGENELFILNEGVRQLLKTELGSFFTEYLQNQLLTKGMVILRDKLRFYEGQKLLDSLAETWDFFFCDVLSMLQAIFYPVQGKEPSVRQLALLHFRNIITLNLKLEDSLSRPRARIPPSIIQMLLILQGVHESKGVSEDYLRLEGLLQKVVSPYLGTHGLFSPDGSNSHCSCVLEKRLQKRWPRPGDPPTKNPVVRSQSYNIPMLTPVVEYDPEASSTGSMGIRRHSVCEMTSCQEEQSSISDTTSSSQVSTASLAQPGSPSLGQDPSLTRGILEGPQLQIQLQPRSHSPSIFPTHSPGGLLQAGELLVSLTTPPTLLQDTSLEASSSSSPETVVDQLLESMDSDPDGIFIDFPSTCSGSSSYSRENDQQSVV; via the exons ATGCTTTTGTCTCCCTTTATttccctgcatctctcctcttctctctatttAGTGCTAGGTCGttttgttctccctctctctctgtctctctctgtctctctctgtctctctctctctatctctctctccctgtctccctctctccctgtctccctgtctccctccattcctctgcGTGGGCCGGCTGGCTctctggctggtgtgtgtgtcgtgctGACCATGAGGACTCTCCACAGGTTGAAGTTGATGAGTTCGACCAGTCTGAGTGACCTGGGGAAGAGTGAGAAGGCTGCAGCCTTGGAGGAGCGGGCCACACAGCACAGGAGGCCTGGGGCCAACGCCACCTGGAACAG catccACAATGCCGTGATATCCGTATTCCAGAGGAAAGACCTGGGAGAGAATGAGCTTTTCATCCTCAATGAGGGAGTCCG gcaGCTGTTAAAGACCGAGCTGGGCTCCTTCTTCACTGAATACCTCCAG AACCAGCTTCTCACAAAGGGGATGGTCATACTGAGAGATAAACTACGCTTCTATGAAG GGCAGAAGCTGCTGGACTCCTTGGCTGAGACCTGGGACTTCTTCTTCTGTGACGTGCTGTCCATGCTGCAGGCTATCTTCTACCCTGTCCAG gggaaGGAACCCTCCGTGAGGCAGCTAGCTCTTCTTCACTTCAGGAACATCATCACTCTAAACCTCAAGTTGGAGGACTCTCTGTCCCGACCCCGCGCTCgcatccccccctccatcatccagatGCTCCTCatactgcag gGGGTCCATGAGTCTAAAGGGGTGAGTGAGGACTACCTTCGTCTGGAGGGTCTTCTACAGAAG GTGGTGTCTCCGTACCTGGGCACCCACGGCTTGTTCTCC CCCGACGGCTCCAACAGCCACTGCTCCTGTGTGCTGG aGAAGCGTCTTCAGAAGCGTTGGCCAAGGCCCGGCGACCCCCCCACCAAGAACCCGGTGGTCCGGTCCCAGAGCTACAACATCCCCATGCTGACGCCTGTGGTGGAGTACGACCCCGAGGCCTCCTCCACCGGCAGCATGGGCATCCGCCGCCACTCCGTCTGCGAGATGACTTCCTGtcaggaggagcagagctccaTATCCGACACCACCAGCTCCTCCCAGGTCTCCACGGCGTCGCTGGCCCAGCCGGGAAGCCCCTCCCTGGGGCAAGATCCAAGCCTGACAAGGGGGATCCTGGAGGGACCACAGCTTCAaatccagctccagccccgaTCACATTCCCCCTCAATCTTCCCCACGCACTCCCCAGGAGGGCTACTGCAAGCTGGGGAGCTGCTGGTGTCTCTgaccacccctcccacccttctCCAAGACACCTCCTTGGAGGCCAGCAGCTCATCCAGCCCAGAGACTGTGGTGGACCAGCTGCTGGAGTCCATGGACTCAGACCCAGATGGCATCTTCATAGACTTCCCATCTACCTGTTCTGGGTCTTCCTCTTACAGCAGGGAAAATGACCAGCAGAGTGTAGTATAA